The DNA region ATGTCCGCCCAGAGTTTGTCTGGAAGCTGCTTGAGTTTCTTCAAGGAACAGCTACCCTTACAACAATACAATTCATGGATTAAGCCATTGATTTTCGAGATCGATGGAGAAAAACTCGTTCTTACTGCACCCAACAGTTTTACGCTGCGCATCGTTCAGGAACGTTTTCTGCCTGAAATATCCAAGCGCGCTTTACCGTTTTTTTCATCGCCTCCGCAAATAGAATTACGTATCGAAAAACGCGGATCCAAGGTCACAGTCCCACCGGTACAGCAGACATCCTCCAAACCGATTGCTGCTCCTACAACCAAAGCGGTCAAGAACCCCAATAAGCTTAACGCTTCCCTGGTTTTCGATACCTTTGTCACCGGTAAAGCAAACCAGCTGGCGCACGCAGCCGCTATTCAGGTTGCCGAAACACCAGGTGTTGCTTATAACCCATTGTTTATATATGGCGGGGTTGGCTTGGGCAAGACTCATTTATTGCAAGCGATCGGCAATCTGGTCAGCAAGCAGAATCCGCAGGCAAGGATTTGCTATATTCATGCAACAAATTATATTTCTGGCGTAGTTCGCGCTTTTCAGACAAAAAATTTCGATGAATTCAAGCAGTTCTACAATTCATTGGACCTGTTGCTGATCGACGACATTCAGTTCATCGCTGACAAACCAGGTACTCAACAGGAATTCTTTTACACGTTGAATTCACTTATAGATACAAATAAACAAGTGGTTATAACGTGTGATACCTTTCCGAAAGAAATCACGGGGATTGAGCCAAGACTGACTTCGCGCTTCACATGCGGGCTTACAGTAGCGATTGAACCGCCAGGACTGGAAATGCGGGTTGCAATTCTGCTGCAAAAATCAGCTGCAAGTGGCTCGCCTATCAGCGAGGATGTTGCTTTTTTCATAGCAAAGCATGTCCGTTCCAACATTCGGGAACTTGAGGGCGCCCTCAACCGTATAGAAGCCTATGCGCGTTTCCACAAACGCGCGATTTCCATCGAACTGGCAAAGGAAGCACTAAAAGACTTATTGGCTGCACAAAACAAGCAGGTTTCCATGGAAAACATTCAGAAAACGGTCGCCGATTTTTATCGCATCAAGATTGTGGATCTGCTTTCAAAAAAGCGTACGCGTGTGATTGCCCGCCCTCGCCAGATTGCCATGTGCCTAGCCAGAGAACTCACACAGCTTAGTTTACCGGAGATAGGCAACGCATTTGGCGGCCGCGATCATTCGACGGTACTGCATGCATGCAAAACCATTGAATCCCTGCGCAATAGCGATTCGGCATTGAATGCGGATTTCAATTTACTGAATCAGACGTTGCGTGGATAAACCGGGATAGGTTGTGCACAGTTTGTAGATATACCGGTAAGAATGATGATTTGAAAAACTTATGCACAAACGATCAACAACATCGAGCATTGTTTTGAACAACAAAATTTTCAATTAACCTTTTGTAAATTAAACAAAAA from Sideroxyarcus emersonii includes:
- the dnaA gene encoding chromosomal replication initiator protein DnaA, producing MSAQSLSGSCLSFFKEQLPLQQYNSWIKPLIFEIDGEKLVLTAPNSFTLRIVQERFLPEISKRALPFFSSPPQIELRIEKRGSKVTVPPVQQTSSKPIAAPTTKAVKNPNKLNASLVFDTFVTGKANQLAHAAAIQVAETPGVAYNPLFIYGGVGLGKTHLLQAIGNLVSKQNPQARICYIHATNYISGVVRAFQTKNFDEFKQFYNSLDLLLIDDIQFIADKPGTQQEFFYTLNSLIDTNKQVVITCDTFPKEITGIEPRLTSRFTCGLTVAIEPPGLEMRVAILLQKSAASGSPISEDVAFFIAKHVRSNIRELEGALNRIEAYARFHKRAISIELAKEALKDLLAAQNKQVSMENIQKTVADFYRIKIVDLLSKKRTRVIARPRQIAMCLARELTQLSLPEIGNAFGGRDHSTVLHACKTIESLRNSDSALNADFNLLNQTLRG